The Candidatus Acidiferrales bacterium genome window below encodes:
- a CDS encoding helix-turn-helix transcriptional regulator yields MWSRGNSVEREIAAVSGSKPVARQRHFVYNQNVDAESQSDLAVSRIAATIGEPARVRMLYCLVDGHARTSTELAAVAEVSPSTASVHLNRLKVEHLVRVHVQGKHHYYSLEGPHVARALEGLSILAGRPSQRFVPNTPSRLRAARTCYDHIAGTAGVLLHNRFKALGWISMHSKDGGGDTYELTPKGAKAFEARGIDIAAALALRRRFAYACLDWSERQPHIGGALGAAILKAALKRKWMVQDLDSRALDVTNCGKREMLARFGVQL; encoded by the coding sequence TTGTGGTCGCGCGGAAACTCGGTCGAGCGAGAAATCGCGGCCGTCTCCGGCAGTAAACCAGTTGCCCGGCAACGACACTTCGTTTACAATCAAAATGTGGATGCGGAGTCACAATCCGACCTTGCCGTTTCGCGAATTGCTGCCACCATTGGGGAACCGGCGCGCGTGCGCATGCTCTATTGCCTGGTGGACGGCCACGCGCGGACGAGCACGGAGCTCGCCGCAGTGGCGGAGGTGAGCCCGTCAACGGCGAGCGTGCACCTGAATCGGCTGAAGGTGGAACATCTGGTTCGCGTGCACGTCCAGGGCAAGCACCATTATTACAGCCTGGAGGGCCCGCACGTGGCGCGGGCGCTGGAAGGGCTGAGCATCCTCGCGGGCCGTCCTTCACAGAGATTCGTACCAAACACGCCAAGCCGCCTGCGCGCCGCGAGAACTTGTTACGATCACATCGCGGGCACAGCGGGCGTGCTGCTGCATAACCGATTTAAGGCCTTGGGCTGGATTTCCATGCACTCGAAGGATGGCGGAGGCGACACGTACGAATTGACTCCCAAGGGAGCAAAAGCGTTCGAGGCTCGCGGGATCGATATTGCGGCGGCGCTCGCGCTACGGCGGCGGTTCGCGTATGCGTGTCTTGATTGGAGCGAGAGGCAGCCGCACATCGGCGGCGCGCTCGGCGCGGCGATTTTGAAGGCGGCGCTGAAGCGAAAATGGATGGTGCAAGACCTCGACAGCAGGGCGCTGGACGTGACGAACTGCGGCAAGCGCGAGATGCTGGCCCGATTCGGCGTACAGCTTTAG